A section of the Phaseolus vulgaris cultivar G19833 chromosome 8, P. vulgaris v2.0, whole genome shotgun sequence genome encodes:
- the LOC137825469 gene encoding ribosomal RNA small subunit methyltransferase-like: MAGGKAKKEKAKAPQHMPYQGGISFHKSKGQHILKNPLLVDSIVQKSGVKPTDVVLEIGPGTGNLTKKLLEAAKKVIAVEIDPRMVLELQRRFQGTPHSNRLTVIQGDVLRTELPYFDICVANIPYQISSPLTFKLLNHQPVFRAAIIMFQREFAMRLVAQPGDKLYCRLTVNTQLHARVFHLLKVGRNNFRPPPKVDSSVVRIEPRKPRIEVKLKEWDGFLRICFNRKNKTLGSIFRQKSVISLLEKNYRTVRALELGQKDSLKEADTKTDLASFGDDQGMEMDDDEADDDEMEVEDGETDEVQSEFKDKVLGVLKEGDFEEKRSSKLTLQEFLYLLSLFNKAGIHFS; the protein is encoded by the exons ATGGCGGGTGGGAAAGCGAAGAAGGAGAAGGCGAAGGCGCCGCAGCACATGCCGTACCAAGGAGGAATCTCCTTCCACAAATCGAAGGGACAGCACATTCTCAAGAATCCTTTGCTCGTCGACTCCATTGTGCAGAAATCCGGCGTAAAACCCACTGACGTCGTTCTTGAGATTGGTCCCGGCACAGGAAACCTTACAAAGAAGCTTCTAGAAGCGGCCAAGAAGGTCATCGCCGTCGAGATCGATCCCCGCATGGTTCTCGAGCTCCAGCGACGGTTCCAGGGAACTCCTCACTCCAATCGCCTCACT GTTATTCAAGGTGATGTGCTGAGGACCGAACTTCCTTATTTTGACATATGTGTTGCAAACATTCCATACCAAATATCTTCTCCTCTCACATTCAAGTTACTCAATCACCAGCCTGTATTTAGGGCTGCAATCATAATGTTCCAGAGAGAGTTTGCCATGAGACTGGTTGCTCAGCCTGGTGATAAACTATATTGTCGTCTTACGGTGAACACTCAACTCCATGCTCGAGTTTTCCACCTCCTCAAAGTTGGAAGAAACAACTTTAGGCCCCCTCCCAAGGTTGATTCCTCTGTAGTGCGAATTGAGCCCAGGAAACCTCGTATAGAAGTTAAGCTAAAGGAGTGGGATGGGTTTTTGCGAATTTGTTTCAACAGGAAGAACAAAACACTTGGTTCAATATTTAGGCAGAAGAGTGTGATCTCCTTGCTTGAAAAGAACTACAGAACTGTGCGGGCGCTGGAACTTGGGCAAAAAGATTCACTGAAGGAAGCGGATACCAAAACAGACTTGGCTAGTTTTGGTGACGATCAAGGTATGGAGATGGATGATGATGAAGCAGATGATGACGAAATGGAAGTTGAGGATGGGGAAACTGATGAGGTGCAATCTGAATTCAAGGACAAGGTTTTGGGTGTTCTAAAAGAAGGAGATTTTGAAGAAAAGAGGTCTTCCAAGCTCACATTGCAGGAGTTCTTATACCTGCTTTCTCTGTTTAACAAAGCTGGAATACACTTCTCCTGA
- the LOC137825198 gene encoding uncharacterized protein — MAEGSAGFLIPWTCLIDRKVCPDNKVYSMSGQRKTFAQALGNTCDIPLSQLPTPCIKGDMIAVQIDEADYLAGLEDCKTHLHGRVILSKGDKPLTHQDLTKKLQPVWKALGPWKAIPLGKGFYEFEFASIEDTRWALGMGSLKLSPGLLRLFAWTKDFVPATMKNTKTQTWVRIYHLPLEYWKPNTIYSIVRGLGTPLSLDEHIMRKNRGMLARVLVDIDLLSPLSDQLLVERPGFAFVAGVEYEWLPPFCSHCKMIRHELAQCRAIHDQGRVLGPQHKPSQKASSDERDQGRTVIPKQR, encoded by the coding sequence ATGGCAGAGGGCTCTGCGGGTTTCCTCATTCCATGGACTTGTTTGATCGATCGAAAAGTCTGTCCTGATAATAAAGTATATTCCATGTCCGGTCAAAGGAAGACTTTTGCTCAGGCTTTGGGAAATAcatgtgacattcctttgtccCAACTACCTACCCCTTGTATTAAGGGTGACATGATTGCTGTCCAGATTGATGAGGCAGATTACTTGGCTGGTCTTGAGGATTGCAAAACCCATCTCCATGGTCGGGTTATTCTATCTAAGGGGGATAAACCTCTCACACACCAggatttaactaaaaagttgcagcCGGTGTGGAAAGCTCTTGGACCATGGAAAGCAATTCCTCTTGGAAAGGGtttctatgagtttgagttcgctTCTATAGAAGACACGAGATGGGCCCTCGGAATGGGTTCCCTCAAGTTATCTCCTGGTTTATTGAGATTGTTTGCCTGGACAAAAGACTTTGTCCCAGCTACCATGAAGAATACCAAAACTCAGACATGGGTTAGAATCTACCATTTGCCTTTGGAGTATTGGAAACCAAATACAATATATTCCATCGTTAGAGGCCTTggtactcctttgtctttggatgagCATATTATGAGAAAGAATAGGGGTATGTTGGCTAGAGTGTTGGTGGATATTGATCTTCTGTCCCCTCTCTCCGATCAACTTTTGGTTGAACGTCCAGGCTTTGCTTTTGTAGCtggtgtggaatatgaatggctccctcctttttgctctcattgtaagatgATTAGGCACGAGCTTGCTCAGTGTCGGGCGATCCATGACCAGGGTCGTGTTCTTGGGCCTCAACATAAACCTTCTCAGAAGGCATCTTCTGATGAACGGGACCAAGGGAGGACCGTGATTCCTAAACAACGTTAA